The genome window AACCTGCAGGGGGGCATTCTTCTTGATCAGACATATATTGTGGCATCTAAAGTTCTTAATATGCTTCTCTTTGCACCCAATTCACAGTTCAGGCAAGATCTGGCAGAACTTCAGAGAACAACAAACATGAAAGAGGGGCCTTGGACTTGGAAATCAGGGGCGTTGTCATGTTTAACACGAGTTGTTAGCTATACACAAGCTGCAACGAAATTAGTCAAGGCTGTTGACGCCTTGGAGGAGCAAACATATATTAAAGCAGATGGTAGAGAATTTGCTGTCTTGGTAAATGTGGATACTCCAGATGTTCCATATGGAAATTCATTCAAGGTTGAGTTGCTTTACAAAATAATGCCTGGACCGGAGCTATCTTCAGGAGAAGAATCCTCTCATCTTGTAGTGTCCTGGGGTCTGAGCTTTTCCCAGAACACAATAATGAGAGGCATGATTGAAGGAGGAGCTCGGCAGGGATTGAAGGAGAGTTTTGACCAGTTTGCAAATCTGCTTGCTCAGAATTTTAAGACGCTGGGTTCCATAGATTCATTAGACAAAGATCAGATGTTGGCAACTTTGCAAACAGAGCAACAGTCAGATTGGGAGTTGGCAACTGAGTACTTCGGGAATTTCACTGTAGTTTCTGCCTTTTTTATGGTCATTTATATCCTGGTGCACATTCTACTCTCTGTTCGTAGTGAACAACAAGGCTTGGAATTCAGTGGTCTTGATTTACCTGACAGTTTTGGGGAGCTTATCACTTGTGGAATTCTAGTCATTCAATTGGAGCGTGTTTATGCCATGATATTACATTTTGTGCAAGCTAGATTCCAAAGAGGTAACATGCTATACAACTTCAAATTTATATTCTCAATTTCTTTGAATCTGATTCAGCTTCATACTCTGAGTCAGTTATTCCTGTAACCTTTGACCAGGATCTATTCTTATTGTCCATCTATTACAGGAAGTGATCATGGTGTCAAAGCCCAAGGTGATGGATGGGTGCTTACTGTTGCATTGATCGAGGGGATTAATTTAGCTTCCTTGGATTCAACTGGGTTATCAGATCCCTATGTGGTTTTCACCTGCAATGGTAAAACAAGAACAAGCTCTGTCAAGCTTCAAACTCATGATCCTCAGTGGAATGGTATGCCTTTTGTTTTGATTAGTGTTTTTTTGACGTTCTTTTATTATCATCTCCCTATCCTTGGCTCACTGGATTAGTCTTGCAGAGATACTTGAGTTTGATGCTATGGAAGAGCCTCCTGCAGTGCTCGATGTGGAAGTTTTTGATTTTGATGGCCCATTTGATGAGGCAGCCTCACTTGGACATGCTGAAATCAATTTCCTAAGACATACTTCTACAGAACTGGCAGACATGTGGGTCTCCCTTGAAGGAAAGCTTGCTCAGTCATCACAGTCAAAGTTACacttgagaatttttttggacaataaCAATGGAGTTGAAACAATTAAAGAGTATTTAGCAAAGATGGAGAAGGAAGTTGGAAAGAAGGTAAATgaacaattgttttttttttttttttatctgtttTGTAGTAATCTATGTTGGAATTTGCAATCTTGATGGTGTATAGATATTTTTTGCACTTTGATTTTATTCCTCAGAATAACATAAACCTAACTCCATTCTGGGTACTTTCCAGATAACCCTCCAGTCACCTCACAGGAATTCAACATTTCTGGCACTGTTTGGATTGCCACCAGAAGAATTTCTTATCAATGACTTCACATGCTACCTGAAGCGAAAAGTGCCTTTGCAGGTGCTACTAATGGTTATGGCTATCATGTTAACATGAACTCTTAAAATTGGTCATTTTAGTAGTTTTTAATGTTGACTAAAGGATACAGTAAAGAATTCAACCTGCTAAATGAAGGCATTCATGTCCTCATTATAGCACCTGTTGAGGAAGACAAATACAATCATCTAAATGCTTGCAAAAACAAATGGCCCCAATTCTAAGTGGTCTGTAGACAGCAATGGCAGATTTTCATGCTATGTGCAAACACCTGAGTTAACATGtttcatttaaaattataaatagtatTGATTACCTGATTTACTTTCTTATGTTCAAGTTTCCATGGTTTAAGGTTGTGATGGTTTTTTGGTGCAGGGTCGACTCTTTCTGTCTGCAAGAATTGTTGGGTTTTATGCCAACTTGTTTGGACACAAAAccaaatttttctttctttgggaGGATATTGAAGATATTCAAGTTCATCCCCCATCCCTAGCATCTTTGGGTAGCCCTTCGCTGGTGATAATTCTGCGGAAAGGTCGAGGTCTTGATGCTAGGCATGGTGCAAAGTCTCAAGATGAAGAAGGAAGGCTGAAATtctattttcaatcatttgtGTCGTTCAATGTAGCCAGCAGGTAGCATTGTTGGATAATGTTTCACTTGGTACTCAAAAATGAATATGGTTTTCTTATttccatgttatttttatttattgaaggGTTCAACTAAAAGTGTTGTACTAACAGGACGATTATGGCCTTGTGGAGAACAAGAACATTGACCCCAGAGCAGAAAGCACAAATTGCAGACGAGCAGCAGGATGAAGATGGGAGTTCTCTTCTTCTTGAAGACCCTGGATCTGTTTTCAATGTTGAAGAGGCAAAGATGTCCAAAGTTTACTCTGCGGAACTCCCTATTGATGTAAGTGGCATATTCTCTTCCCAATTGCTTCTCCATTGATTTGTTTAGTCTTATGGGATATTTGTTTTGTGGAAATGCATCCTTTGGCTTATTttcaccattaaaaaaattgctGAGATAAACagagaaacacaaaaaaatgaGAGTAAATGTGCTTCTTCAAATTGCCATCCACAGCCACAGGTGAAGGTGGGCAGAGAGAGCTCCATTGTGGAGATCATATGGTACAAGAACTATGCGTCAAGATGCCATGAGCTGGGGTCCATATTAATCATAAGCCTGGATATACAGACTGGAGATTGATTTCAAACCTTGAAATACCTAATATGTTTCTACTTTAACTGAACTACTGAATTTGGCATTGGACACTCCTACACTGCCGCACTAAAGCTATTACTCCAACCCACCACACGAACTGATATCCACAAAAACATAAGAGAAAACAGAAGCTCTCTACCCCTAAGCTTTTTTCCTTCCCTCACCCCTCAACTCAcaaaactgaaaaagaaaagaagaggcCTAGTTCCCTCTAGGTACCTTACAGTTTGGTATTTATCAACCAAAATCAATGTGTACAGTCTTTGGGATAGGGTTCAAGGTGTTCCATAGCctcttttttctcctttttttttttgtgcttatCAGAAGGGACTTCTCCCTGATTCTGGTACTAGGTTCATTTTTATCTCAGGTGCATTTAGTATCATAATTTATTGTATCTGTTTTTTGGCATTGAATCTTTGCTGGCAATGGTGCAGATAAAATCACTGATGGAAATGTTTGATGGAGGAAACTTGGAGCACAAAATTATGGAAAAGTCAGGCTATCTAAATTACAAGGCTACTGGTTGGGAAACTGTAAAGCCTGACCTATATGAACGACATCTCTGTTTCAAATTCAACCGCCATGTCTCAATCTTTGGAGGGGAAGTTACCTGCACACAGAAAAAATCTCCTATTGGAAATGACAATGGTTGGATTCTGAATGAGGTTATGGCTCTACACGATATCCCATTTGGTGACCATTTCCGGGTAGGTGACTGCAACTTGGACATCCATTTGATTTCAGATTCCTTCTTTTACTGTTGTCAGTTGCAAATCTTCCTCTCCTCCATGCAGGTACATTTTAGGTACCAGATTGAGAACTTTGGCCTTGCTCCTGGTAAATGTAAATGCGAGGTCCACATGGAGATACTGTGGCTGAAAAGCACGGTTTTCCAGCAGAGAATCACTAGAAACATAACCGAAAAGTTCACGAGTAGATTGAAGGAAATAATTGAACTGGTTGAGAGAGAGGCTCTACTGAATTGCCCACAAGATAGTTCCCCCTGAAGTGAAGTGCAGAGTGGTAGCAGTTGGAAGATGCTCAACTACTTCTGGTTGATAGTGTTCAAAGTTCACAGCCATCAATGGGGTTCACATTTTTTACTCTCTGCCTCATTTTTTGTATTCTAGTGTTATGTGAATGTGATCATAAAGCATTCCTAAGTTGTGATTTTTACACTCTAAACCCGAAATCCTGTTTCAGAAATGATATTATCAAGTCCataatccaataaaaaattatgaactaGTAAATTTTAGCTAATGGAACATGGAAAGCGAATGCAAACAGAGCGTTATTGATTGGTCAAGTTATTCGACTAGATCTATGTGATTGGGATGTGCTGGGATGAGAGATCCAGCTGACAAATTAGTGACTTTCTGATGGATGTCGACTGGCAAGTGGAATCTTGTAAAGCcttattatttgaagattttattcaaaaatatagCATATGTAATAAGTAATTTCTTCTAACCGTTGTGTTGTGTGAGATtttatgaattatatatataaaagaataatgaCAACATAGAAGAATACTCATTTTTCCATGATAGTTACTTTATTTGATGTTGTATTAGGCTCGGTGAACTTTTCATCTGGACTAGTGAGTTTGAACATTTCAACATTGGTTTGTTTGATTACATTATTCAAGAGAGCTCCTCTATTCAACTTTCCATTAGCCTAGCCTATCTTGAGTGAACAAATTCAAAGTGTTGTATATGGCCTCTCGAGTGCCGATAGCTTCAAGATAGTAATCCACACTCTTTTTGCCTAATTTACATAGCTAAATTTAAGGTGAGATAGATTAGGTGGTAGCCTCCTCACTTGCTAATTTAATATAGGTGTTGGTACCAAAGCGGATCGAGCCTAGACCCAAATAAGACTATTTGGGTGATACCAACACCTATACCACTAAACTTCAAAGCTTTGATATGATTTTAAAGCTCTCTTATTATCTCGCCAGTCTTAAGATTTAAAACCTTATAGTGCGTTCACCCAAGCTCTCTTATTATCCTGCCcatcttatgattttaaattttatagtgcattcacccaagtgCTCACAGCtaacacaaggggagttgattGACAACAATCTATCCCCAGCGATAGGAGTTGATGGACACGATCAACCCTCCAATCTGCTAACAATCTCCCCTTAGGGTTTGAATCTATGACCTCATTCTGATATCACTTGTAGGACTTTAGGTGCTACTAACTCTCCTAAAAACAAATGTTGTTAGGAAATGTGCATACCATgaccttatagtgcattcactcAAATGCCCACAATGAACACAAGAAGAGTTGATGGACGTGGCCAATTCTTCAATTtgccaacaatatatatatatgtaagttATACCTAAGTGAGTTTATGAGAATTTTGTAGAATTCTCTACACAATTTTTGGTACCATAGCTTCATTATGGAAATGTGTaaatatttctttgaatttCTATGAGCTTCTTGTCCCTATTTCAAGTCCGACCAAGGTGCTACAATAagaccaaggatgaaaatatcgataatcacggata of Vitis vinifera cultivar Pinot Noir 40024 chromosome 17, ASM3070453v1 contains these proteins:
- the LOC100262229 gene encoding C2 and GRAM domain-containing protein At5g50170 — encoded protein: MRLYAYVLEGRDLCVEDSYVKLQLGKFKSKTRVLRRSRNPVWNEEFAFRVHDVGGELILSVLHHDDDSGFFNSSNELVGRVRIPVSAVLAKENQTLPPTWFSLERGRSGKFISKEYGKILLTISLHGRSQDTTADHPLYAHSRVKTRDFKEWEGLVESEDIVSSNTSTWKVPEGKQLMKAIASRLEKLLGKNEETSKMDDSSEVSSIPSDYEDCIEEQRPSCCSFEEAIELMQSRNGEQEMPENLQGGILLDQTYIVASKVLNMLLFAPNSQFRQDLAELQRTTNMKEGPWTWKSGALSCLTRVVSYTQAATKLVKAVDALEEQTYIKADGREFAVLVNVDTPDVPYGNSFKVELLYKIMPGPELSSGEESSHLVVSWGLSFSQNTIMRGMIEGGARQGLKESFDQFANLLAQNFKTLGSIDSLDKDQMLATLQTEQQSDWELATEYFGNFTVVSAFFMVIYILVHILLSVRSEQQGLEFSGLDLPDSFGELITCGILVIQLERVYAMILHFVQARFQRGSDHGVKAQGDGWVLTVALIEGINLASLDSTGLSDPYVVFTCNGKTRTSSVKLQTHDPQWNEILEFDAMEEPPAVLDVEVFDFDGPFDEAASLGHAEINFLRHTSTELADMWVSLEGKLAQSSQSKLHLRIFLDNNNGVETIKEYLAKMEKEVGKKITLQSPHRNSTFLALFGLPPEEFLINDFTCYLKRKVPLQGRLFLSARIVGFYANLFGHKTKFFFLWEDIEDIQVHPPSLASLGSPSLVIILRKGRGLDARHGAKSQDEEGRLKFYFQSFVSFNVASRTIMALWRTRTLTPEQKAQIADEQQDEDGSSLLLEDPGSVFNVEEAKMSKVYSAELPIDIKSLMEMFDGGNLEHKIMEKSGYLNYKATGWETVKPDLYERHLCFKFNRHVSIFGGEVTCTQKKSPIGNDNGWILNEVMALHDIPFGDHFRVHFRYQIENFGLAPGKCKCEVHMEILWLKSTVFQQRITRNITEKFTSRLKEIIELVEREALLNCPQDSSP